From Pseudomonas hormoni:
GCAAGGCTGAAGACCAGGCCGAGCATGCGGAACTGGTCGAAGCCGTAGCAGATCCCGCGGTCGACCTGGTGGCGTTCGAAAAGGACAAGATCAAGGGTGCCATCCGCACCGACTTCATTCTCTCGGCGGAAATCATCGCCATCACCCTCGGCACCGTGGCGGATGCGTCGCTGACCCAGCAAGTCATCGTGCTTTCGGGCATCGCCATCGTCATGACCATCGGCGTCTACGGCCTGGTGGCCGGCATCGTCAAGCTTGATGACCTCGGCCTGTGGTTGACCCAGAAGCCCGGCCAGATGGCCAAAAGCATCGGTGGCGCGATTCTGCGTGCGGCGCCGTACATGATGAAAAGCCTGTCGGTGATCGGAACGGCGGCGATGTTCCTGGTGGGCGGCGGGATTCTCACCCACGGCGTGCCGGTGGTTCATCACTGGATCGAAAGTGTCAGTGCGGGGGCGGGTGGTGCCGGGTTTGTCGTGCCGACGTTGTTGAATGCAGTGGCGGGGATTGTGGCGGGTGCGGTGGTGTTGGCGGGTGTGATGGCCATCAGCAAAATCTGGAAGGCAGTCAAAGACTAAAGCCTTGCACTGTCCGAAAATGTGGGAGCGAGACCGGCTTGCCGGCGATAGCGGTGTGTCAGTCGGCATAAATGTTGGCTGTGCTGGCCTCATCGCTAGCAGGCTAGCTCCCACATGGGATTTGTGGTGTTGGAAAAAACGCATGAAAAAGGCCATTCGACTCCCATCGAATGGCCTTTTTTGTTGCTGCCGGAATTACTCGGCAATCTGCAACTTACGCGACTCGGTGTACACGTAGCGGACCTTCTCGTACTCGAACGGCGAGTTCAGCTGGCCATAGCGGAAGCCGGTCTGGTTGCGCTTGTCGATGCTGCGCAGGACCCACACTTCAGGGTGATTGGAGCTGACTTCGGCGACGTTCAGGAAGTTGATTGCGTTCTCGGCGGTGAAGTCCACGGCCAGGCCGCCGGTGTCGCGGATGTTCGACGGGCCGAGGATCGGCAACACGAAGTAGGCGCCGCCCGGGACGCCGTAGAAACCGAGCGTCTGGCCGAAGTCTTCGCTCTGGCGCGGCAGGCCCATGGCGGTGGCCGGGTCCCACAGGCCGGCGATGCCGATGGTGGTGTTGAGCAGCAGGCGCGCGGTGGTTTCCATCGAACGCTTGCCCTTGAACTGCAGCAGGCTGTTCATCAGGTTCGGCACATCACCGAGGTTGTTGAAGAAGTTGCTGACGCCGGTGCGCAGGAAGCTTGGCGTGATGTAGCGATAGCCGTCGACCACTGGCAGGAATACCCATTCGTCGAAGCGGTAATTGAAGTGATACACCCGGCGGTTCCACTCTTCCAGCGGGTCGTACACGTTCAGTGCGTTGAGGCTGGAGCGTTCGAATTCGCGCTGATCCAGGCCCGGGTTGAATTTGAGTTTGCTCAACGGCTCCTTGAAACCGTCATTGTCGATGACCACCGGCGCGTTGGCTTTGCTGTTGTCGGCATTGGCGACGCCTGCACAGAGTAACGCTGCGATAAGCAGGAGGTATTTAGCCACGGAAGAACTCCAGCATGGCGTCGCTGTTGACGCGGTAGTTAAGGTTGCCGCAATGGCCGCCCAGTGGATAAACGGTCAAGCGATCGCCGAAGGTCCTGCGCAGGAAACCGAGGTCGCCGGGACCGAGGATCACATCGTCGGCGTTATGCATGACCGCGATTTTCGGGCTGTCGTGCAGGTAATCCTTCAAAGCGTACAGGCTGACCTGGTCGATCAGTTGCAGCAGGCTGCCGCCGTCGGTGCGCGCGCGCCACATCGGGATTACCTGTTCGGTGATGTAGCAGTCGAAGTCGCACTGCAGCGCACGCTTGAGATACGGCGTGAGGCTGGTGCCTTCTGTAATGGGGGTTTTTGGGGGAGTGATCAGGCCGCGACGGTTGATCAGGTCCGAAGTAAAGGCGATGTCGGCGGCCGAGAAGCGGAACGAGGTGCCGATGAGCATGGCCATCTGTTCGTTGCTCAGGTGCTGCTTGGACTGCTGGAAGTCATAGAGCAGGGCATCGTTGAGGTCGATGTAGCCTTTTTGCTGGAAGTAGCGGGTCAGTTTGTCCAGCACCAGCTCATAGAACGTGGTGGTGTTGTTGATGCCCTTGACCTCTGTCTGGACGAGTCTGTCCAGGTTGGTAATCGAGGTGTAGAGGTTGACCGGCGGGTTGAGCAGCAAGACTTTCTTGAAATTGAAACTGCGGCGGGTTTCGTCCAGGTGCGCGACGAATGCGGCGTCCAGTGCACCCAGGCTGTAACCGGTCAGGTAGTAATCGGTGACGGCCACTTTCGGGTTTTGTGCCCGCACGGCCTGCATCACCCGGTACATGTCTTCGGCGTCATCCTTGGTGATACCGGGTGTGGCAAAGCGAGAGGCGGCGCTCATGAAGTCGAAGCTGGTCGGCGACGACAGTTGCACCACGTGGTAGCCGGCCTTGTAGTAGAGCTTTTTCAGGTATTCGTTGAGGCTGCTGTCATAGCGCGCGCCAGTGCCGGCGATCAGGAAGATCAGCGGTGCGGCTTTATCCTGGGTGGCGATGCGATAGGTCAGTTTCTTTACAGGCCAGAAGTTGTCCGGCAATTCGAACTCACGCTCCGGGCGCAACGTGACGGTGCGGGTTTCCTGGTCGATGTCATCGTCCAGCGGCAATTCCGGACGCAGGTCCGGCGGTGTCGTCGCAATGGTCGCCTCGAACGGATTGGTCAAGGGGTAGCCATAACTGGCGGCGTCGATATCGACCGCCAGTGCGGACGCACTCAAAATAAGGCCGCCAAACAGGGCGGCGAAGCGCAAGGAACGGAGCATGACTAGATCCCTTAGAGAGAAAGGTGCCGGATGAAGTTCGCAGGCTATGACCACAGGGGTTGCGCCAAAGTGCCATGCATCGGCACCAAACAGGCCTAATTTCGGAGTAATGGTAGCTGGGAAGATACACTTTGCAGCGAATGACTGCCCAGTTAACTGTTGTTAACGCTTGCGTCAGGCTGTCGGCAGATTAAGCTGGCCGCCGTTTTCGCTTATTGGAGTGCCATATGTCCCGCCGTCTGCCCGTGATTCTGCTGCTTGTCTTGCTGCCTTTATGGCTGGCCGCCAGTTATGGCGCGCGTTATGGCTTCATGGAGGATGCGCAGTGGGTCGGTCTCTGCGTCGACGATGCGAGTCGCTGGGAATGCGTGGTTCGTTCCAACCTGGGCCTGATGATTCATTTTCAGGTGTTGGGCTGGGCGGCCCTGGCGGCAGCGGTGATCGGCTTTGTGTTGCCGGGCCGGGCAGGGTGGTGGTTGGCGGTGCTGGCGCTGGTGTTCGGGTTTCCGGCGCTGGCGTTGTACAACACGACGATGGCGGTGTTTGCGATGGTGATTGCGGGGTTGCGGTTGGTCAGAGCGTCTCGTAGCGCCTGATAGTCCGTCATCGCGAGCAGGCTCGCTCCCACAGTAGATCCTCAGTGAACACACATTCTGTGTTCGACGGAGATCAAATGTGGGAGCGAGCCTGCTCGCGAAAGGGCCATCAGCTGCGCTGAAGATCAGCCCTTGCGAACACGCAAACTGCGCCACAACGCCGCCACCATCAACACACTAACCAGAGCCCAGCCCCAGGCCTGCTGGTTCTGCAAACCTTCGCGATACAACTGCGGCGCAATGCCGGCACCGATGATGAAGGTCAGCAAGGCAATCTCTCGACGTGGCACGCTTACCGGACGGCACAGGTAAACCAGCGCCGGCAGGATGAACGCGACACTCGGGAAGCTGCGATAACGTGGATCGAACACCAGCTCCAGCATCATCACCGCCGCCGCAAAACCTGCCACGGCCAGCAACCAGCCCGCCCGGCGTTCCAGCACAGTGAAGGCTTGCCCACGCCAGCCCGTGCGAGCACTCAACGTCAGCGCTGCATGCGCCAACACCAACAGATTCAAACCCGTCAGCAGCGCGACCCACAACCACTCACTGGCAAACCGCGTGGTCACCCGCGCCAGATCGCCCCACGCGCCAATCGAGCAGGCCGCCAGCGCGCCCAGCAGTGGCAGAATCAGTGCCGCGCGAGTGCTGCGTACGCGTCCGCCAAGGATCAACGTACCGAGAAAAATCACTCCCCCCACCGCCAGCCATTGCGACCAGTACGGCACGTTCGACACCGGACCCGCCAGCACGCCCTTGTCCTGGCGATCAGCATCAAACAGCCCCCAGTAACCACCGACCGCACCCTCACTGGCGCGTTTCCAGGGCTGGTCGAAGGCTTCGATCAGGTTGTAATGCCAGCCTTCCTGTTCAGCGATGATGACGAATGCGCGAATGAACTTGGCTTCATTGACCCGGCTCGGCAGGGCGGTTTCGCGCTGACGGCCTTCGCTTGGCCAGCCGGTTTCGCCAATCATCACGTCTTTGGGCGCGAATTTGTTGCCGAACACCTGACGCACTTCGCGAACATGCTGCAGCGCGGCGTCGATGTTCGAAGGCTCATCCTCCCAGTACGGCAGTAAGTGGATGGTCAGGAAGTCCACCGCCGGGGCGATTTCCGGGTGTTTGAGCCAGAACTCCCAGACGTCGGCATAAGTGACAGGCTGCTTGACCTGGCTTTTGACCTTGTTGATCAACCTGGCCAGCTGCGTGCCGGTGATTTCCTTGCGCAACAGGGTTTCGTTGCCGACGATCACCGACGTCACCACGTCCGGGTTGGCGTTGGCGGAGGCAATCAGCAGGTCGACTTCTTTCTCGGTGTCCACCGGATTGCTGTTGACCCAGGCGCCGATCATCAACTTCAAGCCATGCTTGCGCGCCAGATCGGGCAAGGCCTCGAGGCCGGTCATGGAATAGGTGCGGATGCATTCGAAGCGGGTGGCCAGCAGGGCGAGGTCGGCGTCCATGCGCTCGGGGCGCAACTTGAACGGCTGATCAAACGGCGATTGATCTTTGTCGAATGGGGTGTAGGAGGCGCATTGCAGCTTGTGCGTCGCGCTGGCCACGTCCGGCAGAATCACCGGTTTGCCGAGTCCGTACCAAAAACCGCCGAGGGCAAAAAGCCCCAGCAGGCAGGCAAATAAATAAGCAAAAAAAGGAAAGCGTGATGTCGCGGGCATGGTCAGGCCGTCTGGGAGCAAAGCCGCGCATGTTACCTGCAATTGCCCCACGCTTGGTGGCCTGCATGATTTTGACATGCAAAGTTCGGGCGGATCGGCGGGAGCATCAGAGGTGGTCGTGATTAATGGCTTTCTGATGTCGTTTCTCGATGCCTTGAGGTCGCAGACAGCACAGGTTCCGGTTGGCGTCAGGTTGATTATCGAGGCGTCAGTACCCTCGTTGATAAATCGCGCTGATGATCGAACGAGTTTGCGGTGAGGCGTGATGGGGGCGCTGTGCACCATAACAATACGTTGACGCGACTCGGCATCCGTCGAGCGCAGCACTTTCGGGGAAGTAACGATGAAGATGCGACGACTTTTAGGCGCAGGTGCCGCTCTGGTGCTTGCGATTGGCTCCACCATGGCCAATGCCGAGAGCAAAACCCTGAGCATCGGTTACGTTGACGGCTGGTCCGACAGCGTCGCGACCACCCACGTGGCGGCCGAAGTGATCAAGCAGAAACTGGGTTATGACGTGAAGCTGCAAGCCGTCGCGACCGGGATCATGTGGCAGGGCGTGGCCACTGGCAAACTCGACGCCATGCTGTCCGCCTGGCTGCCGGTGACTCACGGTGAATATTGGACCAAAAACAAGGACCAGGTCGTCGACTACGGCCCGAACTTCAAGGACGCGAAAATTGGCTTGATCGTGCCTGAGTACGTCAAGGCTAAAACCCTTGATGACCTGAAAACCGACGACAGCTTCAAAAAACGTATCGTCGGCATCGACGCCGGTTCGGGTGTGATGCTCAAGACCGAGCAGGCCATCAAGGACTACGACCTGACCGGTTACCAACTCAAGGCCAGTTCCGGCGCCGGCATGATTGCCGAGCTGACCCGTGCCGAGAAGAAAAACGAATCCATTGCCGTCACCGGTTGGGTGCCGCACTGGATGTTCGCCAAGTGGAAACTGCGCTTCCTGGAAGACCCGAAAGGCGTTTATGGCGCGGCTGAAACCGTGAACAGCATCGGCAGCAAAGAGCTGGCCACCAAGGCGCCGGAAGTGGCCAAATTCCTGAAGAACTTCCAGTGGGCGTCGAAAGACGAAATCGGCGAAGTCATGCTGGCGATTCAGGACGGTGCCAAACCTGAAGCCGCCGCAAAGGATTGGGTCGCCAAGCATCCGGAGCGCGTTGCGGACTGGACCAAATAATCTGAGCTGACGCGTTTGGTCAGCACCTCTAAAGGCCCCTTGGCACAAATGCCAAGGGGCCTTTTATTTTCTGCATGCTGGAAAATGGCGATTCTGTCATGTCGTTCTAATACTAAGGTCGTCTGGAACCAGTTCCGCAGCCGCATAAAGTGGATCACGTTGCAACTTCATCTGTGCTGCGAGGATAAAAACAATGAACGACAGCATTTACCTCTCGATTCAAAACAGCCCGCGCTTCAAGGAGCTGGTTAGTAAGCGAGAAAGGTTCGCCTGGATTCTTTCGGCGATCATGCTTGGGCTTTACTCCGGATTCATCCTTTTGATCGCTTACGGGCCGCATATTCTGGGCGCGAAAATCAGCCCTGAGTCATCGATAACCTGGGGCATACCGATCGGTGTCGGGCTGATTCTTTCGGCTTTCATCCTGACCGGGATCTACGTGCGACGCGCCAATGGCGAATTCGACGACCTGAACAATGCGATTCTCAAGGAGGCTCAGCAATGATCCGGCGTCTAATGGCTTTATTGAGCATCGCAGTGTTCGCACCGGGTGCCTGGGCGGCTGACGCCTTGACCGGTGCAGTGACCAAACAACCGCTGAACGTCGCCGCGATCCTGATGTTCGTGGTCTTCGTCGGCGCGACTTTGTGTATCACTTACTGGGCCTCCAAGAAAAACAAATCGGCGGCCGACTACTATGCGGCGGGTGGCAAGATCACCGGCTTTCAGAACGGTCTGGCGATTGCCGGTGACTACATGTCCGCGGCGTCCTTCCTGGGTATTTCCGCGCTGGTGTTCACCTCCGGCTACGACGGCCTGATCTACTCGATCGGCTTCCTGGTGGGCTGGCCGATCATTCTGTTCCTGATCGCCGAGCGTCTGCGTAACCTGGGTAAATACACCTTTGCCGACGTGGCGTCCTACCGCCTCGGGCAAACCCAGATTCGCTCGTTGTCCGCTTGCGGTTCGCTGGTGGTGGTGGCGTTCTACCTGATCGCGCAAATGGTCGGTGCCGGCAAGCTGATCCAGCTGCTGTTCGGTCTCGACTACCACGTTGCGGTGATCCTGGTCGGTATCCTGATGTGCATGTACGTGTTGTTCGGCGGCATGCTGGCGACCACCTGGGTGCAGATCATCAAGGCTGTGCTGTTGCTGTCCGGTGCCTCGTTCATGGCGCTGATGGTGATGAAGCACGTCAACTTCGATTTCAACGCACTGTTCTCCGAGGCGATCAAGGTTCACCCTAAAGGTGAAGCGATCATGAGCCCGGGCGGTCTGGTGAAAGATCCGATCTCTGCGTTCTCCCTGGGACTGGCGCTGATGTTCGGTACCGCTGGCCTGCCACACATCCTGATGCGCTTCTTCACTGTGAGTGACGCAAAAGAAGCTCGCAAGAGCGTGCTGTACGCAACCGGCTTCATTGGTTACTTCTACATCCTGACCTTCATCATTGGCTTCGGCGCGATCCTGCTGGTCAGCACCAACCCGGCCTTCAAAGATGCGGCGGGTGCGCTGTTGGGCGGCAACAACATGGCAGCGGTGCACCTGGCCAACGCGGTCGGTGGCAGTATCTTCCTGGGCTTCATCTCGGCGGTAGCGTTCGCGACCATTCTGGCGGTGGTTGCCGGTCTGACCCTGGCCGGTGCTTCGGCGGTGTCCCATGACCTGTATGCCAGCGTGATCAAGAAAGGCAAGGCGAACGAGAAGGACGAGATCCGTGTCTCGAAAATCACCACCATCGCCCTGGCGGTGCTGGCGATCGGTCTGGGCATTCTGTTCGAAAGCCAGAACATCGCGTTCATGGTGGGCCTGGCGTTCTCCATCGCGGCGAGCTGTAACTTCCCGGTGCTGCTGCTTTCCATGTACTGGAAGAAGCTGACCACGCGCGGTGCGATGATTGGTGGCTGGTTGGGTCTGGTCAGTGCCGTGGGCTTGATGGTCCTCGGGCCAACCATCTGGGTGCAGATCCTGCATCACGAGAAGGCTATCTTCCCGTATGAGTACCCGGCGCTGTTCTCGATGATCATTGCGTTTGTGGGGATCTGGTTCTTCTCGATCACTGATAAGTCGACTGCTGCGGATAATGAGCGGGCGTTGTTTTTCCCGCAGTTTGTTCGTTCGCAGACTGGTTTGGGGGCGAGTGGGGCGGTTTCGCACTAAGGCTTCGAGATTGTTTGTGTAAGTTGGGTTGAATAGAAATGCCCCGGTCGAGAGATCGGGGCATTTTTTATTGTGCGGTTATCGCCCTTTGTAGGAGCGAGACCGGCTTGCCGGCGAAGGCGGCCTGACAGCCGACCTGTCTGTTTGTTGACCGAGTCCATATCCATTCCTGCGGTAACGGCCGCTGGCGGTTTCGCCCTTACGGCGACTCACTTTTTTTTCAAACGCCAAAAAAAGTAAGCAAAAAAAGGCTCGCCCCGAGCGTCCGGCCCCTCGCTCAGGCTCGGCGTTCCTTCGCTCCGGTATTCATCCGGGGGCATCGCCCTCCGGTTGGCTTCGCTGGCACCTACATGCGATGAGTTCGACTGCGTCGAACGACGCTGCGCGCCACTCCCCGGATGAACACCTCCACTCAGCCTCCCGAAGGGGCGGGTGGATCAAGATCAAGAGCTGCAGGCGAGCTGCATTAGCGAGGCACCGAACGAAAGGGGCAAAAGCCCTTGGTTACTTGGGGCTTTTCCAAGTAACCCGCTGTAAAAGCGGAACCGCCAGCCGCCGTTACCGAAGAAACGGATATACCCCGATCAAAGTGGCAACCAAACCCGGCACAAACAAAAACGGCCCCTATATAAATAGAGGCCGTTCCCGATACAACTCAAGACGTTATCGCAAGACAGGTCTTATTTGCGGTCTTCCAGCTTGGTGATATCACGCGACTCGTAGCCGGTGTACAACTGGCGCGGACGGCCAATTTTGTACGGGCTGGAGAGCATTTCTTTCCAGTGGGAGATCCAGCCGACAGTCCGCGCCAAAGCGAAGATCACCGTGAACATGCTGGTTGGAATGCCGATCGCCTTGAGGATGATCCCCGAGTAGAAGTCGACGTTCGGGTACAACGAGCGCTCGATGAAGTACGGATCGGTCAGGGCGATCTCTTCCAGGCGCATGGCCAGTTCGAGTTGCGGATCGTTGGTGATGCCCAGTTCCTTCAGCACTTCGTCGCAGGTTTGCTTCATCACGGTGGCCCGTGGATCGCGGTTTTTGTAAACCCGGTGACCGAAGCCCATCAGCTTGAACGGATCGTTCTTGTCCTTGGCCTTGGCGATGTACTTGTCGATGTTCGAAACATCGCCAATTTCATCGAGCATGGTCAGAACAGCTTCGTTCGCGCCGCCGTGGGCAGGGCCCCACAGTGCAGCGATGCCGGCGGCGATACAGGCGAACGGGTTGGCACCCGAAGAACCGGCCAGGCGCACGGTGGATGTCGATGCGTTCTGCTCGTGGTCGGCATGGAGGATGAAGATCCGGTCCATGGCCTTGGCGAGTACCGGGCTGATCGGTTTGATCTCGCACGGGGTGTTGAACATCATGTGCAGGAAGTTTTCCGCGTACGACAGGTCGTTGCGCGGGTACATCATGGGTTGGCCCATGGAGTACTTGTAAACCATCGCTGCCAGGGTCGGCATCTTGGCAACCAGACGGATCGCGGAGATTTCGCGATGCTGCGGGTTATTGATGTCGAGGGAGTCGTGGTAGAAGGCCGAGAGGGCGCCGACTACGCCGCACATGACGGCCATCGGGTGGGCGTCGCGACGGAAGCCGTTGAAGAACGTCTTCAGCTGCTCGTGAACCATGGTGTGGTTTTTCACGGTGCTGACGAACTGGGCCTTCTGTTCTGCGGTCGGCAATTCGCCGTTGAGCAGCAGATAGCAGGTTTCCAGGTAGTCCGACTTTTCAGCCAGCTGTTCGATCGGGTAGCCGCGGTGCAACAGAATGCCGTTGTCGCCGTCGATATAGGTGATCTTCGACTCGCAGGAAGCTGTCGACATGAAACCAGGGTCAAACGTGAAACGGCCCGTGGCCGTCAGGCCCCGAACATCGATAACATCGGGACCAACGGTGCCGGTTAAAATGGGCAGCTCGACGGGGGCTGCGCCCTCGATGATCAACTGCGCTTTTTTGTCAGCCATGTGGCCTCCTATTTATGCTTGAAATCATCAGACAGACCCCCCACGCAGGGCCCGCACCACTATAGTGAGATAAATTCGAATGTCAATTTGCCTAAAGTCTTGCTCCAGAAGGCTTTAACCGGACTTTTTCCTCGAAATTGACTGCCATTTACGCCTTTTATCCAACTTGTGCAATGAGCTATTAGGGGAAGGCGAACGCGTTGTCATTAGTAGCCTAACTGTCTATACTCGGCCACCGACCGCCAGGGGCTTTTGGGCCTGCTTTATTGGGGGTCGCATCCCTGGGTGGTGGTTACCTGACCAGTGCACTCCCCAACAACTTTGCCCTGATTGTTAGGGGCTCTTCAGTGTGAAAAAAGCCGTGAAAAGCCAACGACCTGTAAACCTAGACCTAAGGACCATCAAACTCCCCATCACCGGCGTTACGTCGTTTCTTCACCGTGTTTCCGGCATCATCCTCTTCCTGGGCCTTGGCTTCATGCTGTATGCATTGAGCAAATCCCTGGGTTCCGAGGAAGGTTTTGCCGACGTGAAGGCAACCTTGACCAGCCCTCTGGCCAAGTTCGTAGCATGGGGCCTCCTGTCCGCTCTTCTGTATCACCTGGTAGCCGGTGTGCGCCATTTGATCATGGACATGGGCATCGGTGAGACGCTGGAAGGCGGCCGCCTGGGCTCGAAAATTATCATCGCCGTTTCCGTGGTGTTGATCGTTCTGGCAGGAGTTTGGATATGGTAACCAGCGTTACGAACCTTTCGCGTTCGGGCCTCTATGACTGGATGGCACAGCGTGTGTCTGCGGTTGTTCTCGCGGCTTATTTCATCTTCCTGATCGGATATCTCGCAGCGAATCCGGGCATCGGCTACGACCAATGGCATGGCCTGTTCGCTCACAACGGGATGCGTATCTTCAGTCTGCTGGCCCTTGTAG
This genomic window contains:
- a CDS encoding DUF808 domain-containing protein codes for the protein MAGSSLLLLIDDIAAVLDDVALMTKMAAKKTAGVLGDDLALNAQQVSGVRAEREIPVVWAVAKGSFLNKLILVPSALAISAFIPWLVTPLLMVGGAYLCFEGFEKLAHKFLHSKAEDQAEHAELVEAVADPAVDLVAFEKDKIKGAIRTDFILSAEIIAITLGTVADASLTQQVIVLSGIAIVMTIGVYGLVAGIVKLDDLGLWLTQKPGQMAKSIGGAILRAAPYMMKSLSVIGTAAMFLVGGGILTHGVPVVHHWIESVSAGAGGAGFVVPTLLNAVAGIVAGAVVLAGVMAISKIWKAVKD
- a CDS encoding MlaA family lipoprotein codes for the protein MAKYLLLIAALLCAGVANADNSKANAPVVIDNDGFKEPLSKLKFNPGLDQREFERSSLNALNVYDPLEEWNRRVYHFNYRFDEWVFLPVVDGYRYITPSFLRTGVSNFFNNLGDVPNLMNSLLQFKGKRSMETTARLLLNTTIGIAGLWDPATAMGLPRQSEDFGQTLGFYGVPGGAYFVLPILGPSNIRDTGGLAVDFTAENAINFLNVAEVSSNHPEVWVLRSIDKRNQTGFRYGQLNSPFEYEKVRYVYTESRKLQIAE
- a CDS encoding serine/threonine protein kinase; this translates as MLRSLRFAALFGGLILSASALAVDIDAASYGYPLTNPFEATIATTPPDLRPELPLDDDIDQETRTVTLRPEREFELPDNFWPVKKLTYRIATQDKAAPLIFLIAGTGARYDSSLNEYLKKLYYKAGYHVVQLSSPTSFDFMSAASRFATPGITKDDAEDMYRVMQAVRAQNPKVAVTDYYLTGYSLGALDAAFVAHLDETRRSFNFKKVLLLNPPVNLYTSITNLDRLVQTEVKGINNTTTFYELVLDKLTRYFQQKGYIDLNDALLYDFQQSKQHLSNEQMAMLIGTSFRFSAADIAFTSDLINRRGLITPPKTPITEGTSLTPYLKRALQCDFDCYITEQVIPMWRARTDGGSLLQLIDQVSLYALKDYLHDSPKIAVMHNADDVILGPGDLGFLRRTFGDRLTVYPLGGHCGNLNYRVNSDAMLEFFRG
- a CDS encoding beta (1-6) glucans synthase yields the protein MPATSRFPFFAYLFACLLGLFALGGFWYGLGKPVILPDVASATHKLQCASYTPFDKDQSPFDQPFKLRPERMDADLALLATRFECIRTYSMTGLEALPDLARKHGLKLMIGAWVNSNPVDTEKEVDLLIASANANPDVVTSVIVGNETLLRKEITGTQLARLINKVKSQVKQPVTYADVWEFWLKHPEIAPAVDFLTIHLLPYWEDEPSNIDAALQHVREVRQVFGNKFAPKDVMIGETGWPSEGRQRETALPSRVNEAKFIRAFVIIAEQEGWHYNLIEAFDQPWKRASEGAVGGYWGLFDADRQDKGVLAGPVSNVPYWSQWLAVGGVIFLGTLILGGRVRSTRAALILPLLGALAACSIGAWGDLARVTTRFASEWLWVALLTGLNLLVLAHAALTLSARTGWRGQAFTVLERRAGWLLAVAGFAAAVMMLELVFDPRYRSFPSVAFILPALVYLCRPVSVPRREIALLTFIIGAGIAPQLYREGLQNQQAWGWALVSVLMVAALWRSLRVRKG
- a CDS encoding glycine betaine ABC transporter substrate-binding protein; this encodes MKMRRLLGAGAALVLAIGSTMANAESKTLSIGYVDGWSDSVATTHVAAEVIKQKLGYDVKLQAVATGIMWQGVATGKLDAMLSAWLPVTHGEYWTKNKDQVVDYGPNFKDAKIGLIVPEYVKAKTLDDLKTDDSFKKRIVGIDAGSGVMLKTEQAIKDYDLTGYQLKASSGAGMIAELTRAEKKNESIAVTGWVPHWMFAKWKLRFLEDPKGVYGAAETVNSIGSKELATKAPEVAKFLKNFQWASKDEIGEVMLAIQDGAKPEAAAKDWVAKHPERVADWTK
- a CDS encoding DUF485 domain-containing protein, with protein sequence MNDSIYLSIQNSPRFKELVSKRERFAWILSAIMLGLYSGFILLIAYGPHILGAKISPESSITWGIPIGVGLILSAFILTGIYVRRANGEFDDLNNAILKEAQQ
- a CDS encoding cation acetate symporter gives rise to the protein MIRRLMALLSIAVFAPGAWAADALTGAVTKQPLNVAAILMFVVFVGATLCITYWASKKNKSAADYYAAGGKITGFQNGLAIAGDYMSAASFLGISALVFTSGYDGLIYSIGFLVGWPIILFLIAERLRNLGKYTFADVASYRLGQTQIRSLSACGSLVVVAFYLIAQMVGAGKLIQLLFGLDYHVAVILVGILMCMYVLFGGMLATTWVQIIKAVLLLSGASFMALMVMKHVNFDFNALFSEAIKVHPKGEAIMSPGGLVKDPISAFSLGLALMFGTAGLPHILMRFFTVSDAKEARKSVLYATGFIGYFYILTFIIGFGAILLVSTNPAFKDAAGALLGGNNMAAVHLANAVGGSIFLGFISAVAFATILAVVAGLTLAGASAVSHDLYASVIKKGKANEKDEIRVSKITTIALAVLAIGLGILFESQNIAFMVGLAFSIAASCNFPVLLLSMYWKKLTTRGAMIGGWLGLVSAVGLMVLGPTIWVQILHHEKAIFPYEYPALFSMIIAFVGIWFFSITDKSTAADNERALFFPQFVRSQTGLGASGAVSH
- the gltA gene encoding citrate synthase; this encodes MADKKAQLIIEGAAPVELPILTGTVGPDVIDVRGLTATGRFTFDPGFMSTASCESKITYIDGDNGILLHRGYPIEQLAEKSDYLETCYLLLNGELPTAEQKAQFVSTVKNHTMVHEQLKTFFNGFRRDAHPMAVMCGVVGALSAFYHDSLDINNPQHREISAIRLVAKMPTLAAMVYKYSMGQPMMYPRNDLSYAENFLHMMFNTPCEIKPISPVLAKAMDRIFILHADHEQNASTSTVRLAGSSGANPFACIAAGIAALWGPAHGGANEAVLTMLDEIGDVSNIDKYIAKAKDKNDPFKLMGFGHRVYKNRDPRATVMKQTCDEVLKELGITNDPQLELAMRLEEIALTDPYFIERSLYPNVDFYSGIILKAIGIPTSMFTVIFALARTVGWISHWKEMLSSPYKIGRPRQLYTGYESRDITKLEDRK
- the sdhC gene encoding succinate dehydrogenase, cytochrome b556 subunit; this translates as MKKAVKSQRPVNLDLRTIKLPITGVTSFLHRVSGIILFLGLGFMLYALSKSLGSEEGFADVKATLTSPLAKFVAWGLLSALLYHLVAGVRHLIMDMGIGETLEGGRLGSKIIIAVSVVLIVLAGVWIW
- the sdhD gene encoding succinate dehydrogenase, hydrophobic membrane anchor protein, encoding MVTSVTNLSRSGLYDWMAQRVSAVVLAAYFIFLIGYLAANPGIGYDQWHGLFAHNGMRIFSLLALVALGAHAWVGMWTIATDYLTPMALGKSATAVRFLFQAVCGVAMFAYFVWGVQILWGI